One window of the Nocardia huaxiensis genome contains the following:
- a CDS encoding FecCD family ABC transporter permease encodes MPAVVTTRRRRLLGLLLLAALLLCALAASIALGSRAIGLGTVYDALTCPGGLPLSCPTDGAEEQIVRELRLPRTGLALITGLALGMAGALIQGYTRNPLADAGLLGLNAGAAFLAALSIHLFAFTAPSQYIWFAFLGALIAGLVVFGVSSLGGGKASPLSLVLAGAAVTAFLQAMTNIVVLLDGTALNTYRYWVVGDIAGHDASVIWQVLPFLAIGAVLAVMATPGLNLLALGDDVARGLGVNLGRSRALGLLAIVLLTGAATAAVGPIAFLGLIVPHLARALTGPDYRWLLPYSGIIGAVTLLIADTLGRLIARPGELQAGFTLAVIGAPFFILLVRRRKLVSL; translated from the coding sequence GTGCCCGCCGTAGTCACCACCAGACGGCGACGTCTGCTCGGACTCCTCCTTCTGGCCGCATTACTGCTGTGCGCCCTCGCGGCCAGCATCGCGCTCGGCTCCCGCGCCATCGGGCTGGGAACCGTGTACGACGCCCTCACCTGTCCGGGCGGACTGCCGCTCAGCTGCCCCACCGACGGGGCCGAAGAACAGATCGTGCGCGAATTGCGCCTGCCCAGAACCGGGCTCGCCCTCATCACCGGTCTGGCCCTGGGCATGGCCGGCGCGCTCATCCAGGGCTATACCCGCAATCCGCTCGCGGACGCAGGATTGCTGGGGCTCAACGCGGGCGCGGCCTTCCTCGCGGCGCTGAGCATTCATTTGTTCGCGTTCACCGCGCCCTCGCAATACATCTGGTTCGCGTTCCTCGGGGCGCTGATCGCGGGGCTGGTGGTGTTCGGGGTGTCCTCGCTCGGCGGCGGGAAGGCGAGCCCGCTGAGCCTGGTGCTCGCGGGTGCGGCCGTCACGGCGTTCCTGCAGGCCATGACCAATATCGTGGTGCTGCTGGACGGGACCGCGCTGAACACCTACCGGTACTGGGTGGTCGGCGATATCGCCGGGCACGACGCCTCGGTGATCTGGCAGGTGCTGCCATTCCTGGCCATCGGCGCGGTGCTCGCCGTCATGGCCACCCCGGGCCTGAACCTGCTGGCCCTCGGCGACGATGTGGCGCGCGGGCTCGGCGTGAACCTCGGCCGCAGCCGGGCGCTGGGACTGCTGGCCATCGTGCTGCTCACCGGCGCCGCGACCGCCGCGGTGGGGCCGATCGCCTTCCTCGGTTTGATCGTGCCGCATCTCGCACGGGCACTGACCGGGCCGGATTATCGCTGGCTGCTTCCCTATTCGGGAATCATCGGCGCGGTCACCCTGCTCATCGCCGACACCCTGGGCCGCTTGATCGCCCGCCCCGGCGAACTCCAGGCCGGCTTCACCCTCGCCGTCATCGGCGCGCCCTTCTTCATTCTGCTGGTCCGCCGCCGGAAGCTGGTGAGCCTGTGA
- a CDS encoding M56 family metallopeptidase, with translation MDVTAPVFAGLALFLAGPAPALLARAKWPYRSPRAALVLWQAIALAAVLSAFGSGLAIASRLLVPGEDGRPTTTPSQEIDALGLPLWLAYVTVFALTLLIGARLIWSVIRVGIHTRRRRAHHRMLVDLLDQTGVERKSNDIRVLAATEPIAYCLPGLRRRVVLSQGTVTNLSDEELTAIVSHERSHLRARHDLVLEAFTAAHEAFPRVVRSKSALDSVKLLIELLADDSAVKVTGPTPLARALVACSNSPAPQGAMAVGGPTTLIRIQRLAGPIGGLRIAVAAYLAAAAILVVPTLAVAIPWLVELSRLLSRA, from the coding sequence ATGGACGTAACAGCACCGGTTTTCGCCGGTCTCGCCTTGTTTCTGGCGGGACCGGCTCCGGCGCTGCTCGCGCGAGCCAAGTGGCCGTACCGCAGTCCCCGTGCCGCCCTGGTGCTTTGGCAGGCCATCGCGCTCGCGGCGGTGCTGTCGGCATTCGGATCCGGCTTGGCCATCGCGAGCCGGCTGCTGGTCCCCGGCGAGGACGGTCGGCCCACCACCACCCCGAGCCAGGAGATCGACGCGCTGGGCCTGCCGCTGTGGCTGGCCTACGTCACCGTCTTCGCGCTGACCCTGCTCATCGGCGCGCGCCTGATCTGGTCGGTGATCCGGGTCGGCATCCACACCCGCCGCCGCCGCGCGCACCACCGCATGCTGGTCGACCTGCTGGATCAGACCGGGGTGGAACGCAAATCCAACGACATCCGGGTGCTGGCCGCCACCGAGCCCATCGCCTACTGCCTGCCCGGCCTGCGCCGGCGCGTGGTGCTCAGCCAGGGCACCGTCACCAATCTGTCCGATGAGGAGTTGACCGCGATCGTCAGCCACGAGCGCTCGCACCTGCGCGCCCGCCACGACCTGGTGCTGGAGGCGTTCACCGCCGCCCACGAGGCGTTCCCGCGCGTCGTGCGATCGAAATCCGCGCTGGATTCGGTGAAACTGCTCATCGAACTGCTCGCCGACGACTCCGCGGTCAAGGTCACCGGGCCCACTCCGCTGGCCCGCGCCCTCGTCGCCTGCTCCAATTCCCCTGCCCCGCAAGGCGCGATGGCCGTCGGCGGTCCCACCACCCTGATCCGCATCCAGCGCCTGGCCGGCCCGATCGGCGGCCTGCGCATCGCCGTCGCCGCCTACCTGGCCGCCGCCGCGATCCTGGTCGTCCCCACCCTCGCGGTCGCCATCCCCTGGCTGGTCGAGCTGAGCAGGCTGCTGAGCCGTGCCTGA
- a CDS encoding urease subunit beta — MSNPTQPPLVPGEYLCAEGTIEINPGADRIELDVVNTGDRPVQVGSHVHFPQANSALDFDRAAAHGRRLDIPAGTAVRFEPGLGQRVSLVPLGGTREVHGISLTPPGKLDA; from the coding sequence ATGTCGAATCCCACGCAGCCTCCGCTCGTTCCCGGCGAATACCTCTGTGCCGAAGGCACTATCGAGATCAACCCCGGCGCCGATCGCATCGAACTCGATGTGGTGAACACCGGTGACCGGCCGGTGCAGGTCGGCTCACACGTGCACTTCCCGCAGGCCAACTCGGCCCTCGACTTCGATCGCGCGGCCGCGCACGGCCGCCGCCTCGACATTCCCGCCGGCACCGCCGTGCGCTTCGAACCCGGTCTGGGGCAGCGGGTTTCGCTGGTGCCGCTGGGCGGGACGCGCGAAGTGCACGGAATCAGCCTCACCCCACCCGGAAAGCTGGATGCCTGA
- a CDS encoding helix-turn-helix domain-containing protein: MTDLARELPVPTFGQLLRRLRDTRGVSRERLAFNTGVSSSYITHLEKGSRAHPTDQVVAAFLRYLDRVEQISGSDRRQLLDLAGLTSTAYPTDAELAAEITPDMRRILDCTRPAVIVAAGGNLLLRNAGWEQAFPGVTESGNGFRWLFGHELAPCVLPDWDRECALSVRTFRLAMGGPWGAPFADLLEEMLTYPAFRLGWADANVGAIPPAWRMRLRDLNTGEERTVLVQTGQLSSGAYPGWLISQLLLPI, translated from the coding sequence ATGACCGACCTTGCACGAGAACTTCCGGTGCCGACCTTCGGGCAACTCTTGCGGCGGCTGCGGGACACACGCGGGGTTTCCCGGGAACGACTGGCCTTCAACACCGGCGTGAGCAGCAGCTACATCACGCATCTGGAGAAGGGCTCCCGCGCACACCCCACCGATCAGGTCGTCGCCGCCTTCCTGCGCTATCTGGATCGCGTCGAACAGATATCCGGTTCCGACCGCCGCCAACTGCTGGACCTGGCCGGCCTGACCTCCACCGCGTATCCGACCGATGCGGAGCTAGCCGCCGAGATCACTCCCGACATGCGCCGCATCCTCGATTGCACCCGGCCGGCTGTCATCGTGGCGGCGGGCGGCAACCTGCTGCTCCGCAATGCGGGCTGGGAGCAGGCGTTCCCAGGAGTCACGGAGAGCGGCAACGGGTTCCGCTGGCTGTTCGGACATGAGCTCGCGCCGTGCGTGCTGCCCGACTGGGACCGGGAATGCGCACTGTCCGTGCGCACCTTCCGCCTGGCCATGGGCGGCCCCTGGGGCGCCCCCTTCGCCGACCTGCTCGAAGAGATGCTCACCTACCCGGCCTTCCGGCTCGGCTGGGCCGATGCGAATGTCGGCGCGATACCCCCGGCCTGGCGAATGCGGCTGCGCGACTTGAACACCGGCGAGGAGCGCACGGTCCTCGTCCAGACCGGGCAGCTGTCCTCGGGCGCCTACCCGGGCTGGCTCATCTCCCAGCTCCTGCTGCCCATCTAG
- a CDS encoding DEAD/DEAH box helicase, which yields MPDAPAVRFADLGLPPVLVHALRRDGIDRPFPIQAAVIPDILAGHDVLGRAATGSGKTLAFGLPMLMRLKGSPSAPGKPGGVILAPTRELAIQIESVLDEPSLALGLRVATAVGGLPIKKQEERLARGVDVLIATPGRLTDLIGRRAADLSNVRVITIDEADHMSELGFLPQLTAVLNRVPAEAQKLLFSATLDETVTGVVERYLRTPIEHSVGKPAAPSGTDSPGADPETTANHADTAGNGLSQGAEHATSVPTIEHYVLHVRRTDKRTIVTEIAARQGRTLLFVRTQYAAEKLATRLREAGVAAVALHGGKAQNQRNRTLAAFADGTAPVLVATDIAARGIHVDDISLVVHVDPPADPKDYLHRTGRTARAGATGTVVTVATPDDRDEVTHVMRQASITATDLDVRPSDRRLFEITGARRPSGRQVSDPAAYVAPEKDSPAAPARGRPIPRGESRPHNKKRKPGAKAKPPRPTR from the coding sequence GTGCCTGACGCCCCCGCGGTACGCTTCGCCGATCTCGGCCTGCCGCCGGTGCTGGTCCACGCCCTGCGCCGCGACGGCATCGACAGGCCCTTCCCCATCCAGGCCGCCGTCATCCCCGACATCCTGGCCGGTCACGATGTATTGGGCCGGGCCGCAACGGGTTCGGGCAAGACCCTCGCCTTCGGATTGCCGATGCTGATGCGGCTCAAGGGCTCACCCTCCGCCCCCGGCAAACCGGGCGGTGTGATCCTCGCGCCGACCCGCGAACTGGCCATCCAGATCGAATCGGTCTTGGACGAGCCGTCCCTCGCCCTGGGCCTGCGGGTCGCCACCGCCGTCGGCGGCCTGCCCATCAAGAAGCAGGAGGAGCGCCTGGCCCGCGGCGTGGACGTCCTCATCGCCACCCCCGGCCGCCTCACCGACCTCATCGGCCGCCGCGCCGCCGACCTGTCGAACGTGCGGGTCATCACGATCGACGAGGCCGACCACATGTCCGAACTCGGCTTCCTCCCCCAGCTCACGGCCGTCCTCAACCGAGTCCCCGCCGAAGCCCAGAAGCTGCTGTTCTCAGCGACTTTGGACGAGACCGTCACGGGCGTGGTCGAGCGCTACCTGCGCACCCCGATCGAGCATTCGGTCGGGAAACCGGCCGCGCCGAGCGGGACCGACTCCCCGGGGGCCGATCCCGAAACCACGGCGAACCACGCGGATACGGCAGGCAACGGCCTCTCGCAGGGCGCGGAACATGCGACGTCCGTCCCCACGATCGAGCACTACGTCCTGCACGTGCGCCGCACCGACAAACGCACCATCGTCACCGAAATCGCCGCGCGCCAAGGCCGCACGCTGCTCTTCGTCCGCACCCAGTACGCCGCGGAGAAACTCGCCACCCGTCTGCGCGAGGCGGGCGTGGCGGCCGTGGCCCTGCATGGCGGCAAGGCCCAGAACCAGCGCAATCGCACCCTGGCCGCCTTCGCCGACGGCACCGCGCCCGTCCTGGTGGCCACCGACATCGCCGCCCGCGGCATCCACGTCGACGACATCTCCCTTGTCGTACACGTGGATCCGCCCGCCGACCCCAAGGACTACCTGCACCGCACCGGCCGCACCGCGCGCGCCGGAGCCACCGGCACCGTGGTCACCGTCGCCACTCCCGACGACCGCGACGAGGTCACCCACGTGATGCGGCAGGCGAGCATCACCGCCACCGACCTCGACGTCCGCCCGAGCGATCGCCGCCTGTTCGAGATCACCGGCGCCCGCCGCCCCTCCGGCCGCCAGGTCTCCGACCCCGCCGCTTACGTTGCGCCCGAAAAGGATTCACCGGCCGCCCCCGCTCGGGGCCGCCCCATCCCGCGCGGCGAAAGCCGCCCCCACAACAAGAAGCGCAAGCCAGGCGCGAAGGCCAAGCCGCCGCGCCCAACCCGCTGA
- a CDS encoding ABC transporter ATP-binding protein yields the protein MTLAADHQHSAADHRLGAENVTLGYGDRVIVDGLSVDIEPGVITTVIGPNGCGKSTLLRSLGRLLRPRDGQVVLDGKAISSMKTKDVARIVGMLPQTPVAPEGLTVADLVARGRHPHQSWLRQWSADDESEVATALEQTGIGDLADRTLDELSGGQRQRAWISMALAQGTDILLLDEPTTYLDLAHSLEVLDLVDRLHDDYGRTVVMVLHDLNLAIRYSDQLIVMCAGRIIAQGRPGDIITAELLHEVFGLRASVLEDPVSGRPMIVPIGTRHVHADL from the coding sequence ATGACTCTCGCTGCGGACCATCAGCATTCGGCCGCCGACCACCGGTTGGGAGCCGAGAACGTCACCCTCGGCTACGGCGATCGCGTCATCGTCGATGGACTGAGTGTCGACATCGAACCCGGTGTGATCACCACGGTGATCGGCCCCAACGGCTGTGGCAAGTCCACCCTGCTGCGCTCGCTGGGCCGGCTGCTGCGCCCGCGCGACGGGCAGGTTGTGCTGGACGGCAAGGCCATTTCGTCCATGAAGACCAAGGATGTGGCCCGCATCGTCGGCATGCTGCCGCAGACGCCGGTCGCGCCGGAGGGGCTCACCGTCGCGGATCTGGTTGCGCGCGGACGGCATCCGCATCAGTCGTGGCTGCGCCAGTGGTCGGCCGATGACGAATCCGAGGTGGCCACCGCGCTCGAGCAGACCGGCATCGGGGATCTGGCCGATCGCACCCTCGACGAACTCTCCGGCGGGCAGCGGCAGCGCGCGTGGATCTCCATGGCCCTCGCGCAGGGAACGGACATCCTGCTGCTGGACGAACCGACCACGTATCTGGATCTCGCGCACTCGCTCGAGGTGCTCGATCTGGTCGACCGCCTGCACGACGATTACGGCCGCACGGTCGTCATGGTGCTGCACGATCTGAACCTCGCCATCCGCTACAGCGATCAACTGATCGTCATGTGCGCCGGCCGCATCATCGCCCAGGGCCGTCCCGGCGACATCATCACCGCCGAGTTGTTGCACGAAGTTTTCGGACTGCGCGCTTCCGTGCTGGAAGACCCGGTCTCCGGGCGACCCATGATCGTGCCCATCGGCACCCGGCATGTGCACGCGGATCTCTGA
- a CDS encoding BlaI/MecI/CopY family transcriptional regulator yields the protein MAGLGELEKAVMDQLWSADEPQTVRQVHEALAERRELAYTTVMTVLQRLAKKNLVVQQRDDRAHRYAPVHTRDELVASLMVDALQQADEVGSRRAALVHFVEQVGADEAAALRDALAKLEATEAARKDSKEPK from the coding sequence ATGGCAGGTCTTGGTGAACTCGAAAAAGCGGTCATGGACCAGTTGTGGTCGGCCGACGAACCGCAAACGGTCCGGCAGGTCCATGAGGCTCTCGCCGAACGCCGCGAGCTCGCCTACACCACGGTGATGACCGTTCTGCAGCGTCTCGCGAAGAAGAATCTGGTCGTGCAGCAGCGCGACGATCGCGCCCACCGCTACGCCCCCGTGCACACCCGCGACGAACTCGTGGCCTCGCTCATGGTGGACGCGCTGCAGCAGGCCGACGAAGTCGGCAGCCGCCGGGCCGCGCTCGTGCACTTCGTGGAACAGGTAGGAGCCGATGAGGCTGCCGCTCTGCGCGACGCACTCGCTAAGCTCGAAGCCACCGAGGCGGCGCGCAAGGATTCGAAAGAACCCAAGTAG
- a CDS encoding urease subunit gamma: MRLSPHEQERLLLSYAAELARRRQARGLKLNHPESVAVITDHVLEGARDGRTVAELMASGRTVLSRADVMDGVPEMIHDVQVEATFPDGTKLVTVHHPIG; encoded by the coding sequence ATGCGTCTGTCGCCGCATGAGCAGGAACGCCTGCTGCTGAGCTACGCGGCCGAACTGGCCCGGCGCCGGCAGGCCCGCGGATTGAAGCTGAATCATCCGGAGTCGGTGGCCGTCATTACCGATCACGTGCTCGAGGGAGCGCGGGACGGGCGGACCGTCGCCGAGCTCATGGCCTCGGGGCGCACGGTGCTCTCGCGCGCGGATGTCATGGACGGCGTGCCGGAGATGATCCACGACGTCCAGGTGGAGGCCACCTTCCCGGACGGCACCAAACTCGTCACCGTCCACCACCCGATCGGCTGA
- a CDS encoding PaaI family thioesterase, whose product MTEPDFSSIRSMADVTPELMTKFSEGTFTDLIGLKFTELTADRVAAEWVVTPQQFQPAGIVNGGVYCTVIETLASVAGSAWLGEKGTVVGVNNNTDFLRAVREGVLRGEATPIHRGRSQQLWVVVITDEQNRTVARGQVRLQNMYAQN is encoded by the coding sequence ATGACAGAGCCTGATTTCTCGTCGATCCGCTCCATGGCCGACGTGACCCCGGAACTGATGACGAAGTTCAGCGAAGGCACCTTCACCGATCTCATCGGGCTGAAGTTCACCGAACTCACCGCCGACCGGGTCGCCGCGGAATGGGTGGTGACGCCGCAGCAGTTCCAGCCGGCCGGGATCGTCAACGGCGGCGTGTACTGCACTGTCATCGAAACCCTCGCCAGTGTGGCGGGCAGCGCGTGGCTGGGGGAGAAGGGCACCGTCGTCGGCGTCAACAACAACACCGACTTCCTGCGGGCCGTGCGCGAAGGCGTGCTGCGCGGCGAGGCGACCCCGATCCACCGGGGACGCTCACAGCAACTGTGGGTCGTGGTGATCACCGACGAGCAGAATCGGACCGTGGCGCGCGGGCAGGTGCGACTGCAGAACATGTACGCGCAGAACTGA
- a CDS encoding FecCD family ABC transporter permease: protein MSIPETQSNPPQDRTGLRATRPAVRLGRFSAVLRIRMLLTIIAFIAILLGLFALDIAVGEFNIPLGKVLDVLGGGGTRAQRFVIMDARLPRALTAIVVGAALGMAGAVAQSILHNPLASPDMLGITAGASVGAVAVIVGAGGTATGVVAALGVPLAALAGGLLTAVLIYALAWGRGRTADAGAMGFRLVLIGIGVNAVLMSVVTWLMARASLADASHAQHWITGSLNASDWSTLVPAAIGLGIALTVTAASARTLAALRLGTDTVRVLGVRLQTQQAILLGAACAATALAVSTVGPLAFIGLAAPQIARRLLGTPGEPIIGSALVGAIAVLGADLAARTVFPIDLPVGVVTAACGGPFLLYLLVRANRKATL, encoded by the coding sequence GTGAGCATCCCGGAAACCCAGTCCAATCCGCCGCAAGACCGGACCGGGCTGCGCGCGACCCGTCCGGCGGTTCGCCTGGGCAGGTTCTCGGCGGTCCTGCGAATCCGCATGCTGCTCACCATCATCGCGTTCATCGCGATCCTGCTGGGCCTGTTCGCGCTGGATATCGCGGTGGGCGAGTTCAATATTCCGCTCGGCAAGGTCCTGGATGTCCTGGGCGGCGGCGGAACTCGCGCCCAGCGCTTCGTGATCATGGATGCGCGGCTGCCGCGCGCGCTCACCGCCATCGTGGTGGGCGCGGCGCTCGGCATGGCCGGCGCTGTGGCGCAATCGATTCTGCACAATCCCCTGGCCAGCCCGGACATGCTCGGCATCACCGCCGGGGCCAGTGTCGGCGCGGTCGCGGTGATCGTCGGCGCGGGCGGGACCGCCACCGGTGTGGTTGCCGCGCTGGGCGTTCCGCTCGCAGCGCTCGCGGGCGGCCTGCTCACCGCCGTGCTCATCTATGCGCTGGCGTGGGGACGCGGCCGCACCGCCGACGCCGGAGCCATGGGATTTCGCCTGGTGCTCATCGGCATCGGCGTGAACGCGGTGCTCATGTCGGTGGTCACCTGGCTGATGGCCCGCGCCTCCCTGGCCGACGCCTCGCACGCCCAGCACTGGATCACCGGCTCGCTCAATGCCTCCGACTGGTCCACCCTGGTGCCCGCCGCCATCGGCCTGGGCATCGCGCTGACCGTCACCGCCGCCTCGGCCCGCACCCTCGCGGCCCTGCGCCTGGGCACCGACACCGTGCGCGTCCTCGGCGTGCGCCTGCAAACCCAGCAGGCCATCCTGCTCGGAGCCGCCTGCGCCGCAACCGCTCTGGCCGTGTCCACCGTCGGCCCGCTGGCCTTCATCGGCCTGGCCGCACCGCAGATCGCGCGCCGCCTGCTGGGCACCCCGGGCGAGCCGATCATCGGCTCGGCGCTGGTGGGCGCGATCGCCGTGCTCGGCGCGGATCTGGCCGCGCGCACCGTCTTTCCCATCGATCTGCCCGTCGGTGTGGTCACCGCGGCATGCGGTGGACCGTTCCTGCTCTACTTGCTTGTACGTGCCAATCGGAAGGCGACCCTATGA